The proteins below are encoded in one region of Pseudomonas putida S13.1.2:
- a CDS encoding ABC transporter permease has translation MTAALSAPAPVRFVPRRKRPSIWVVLPVLFLVAMSLLPLAYVAIKAWEAGWREALHLLWRPFVWGLMRNTLLLMVGVTLTCMVVGLALAWLLERSNLAGRRLWGVVLCLPFAVPSFVSSFTWVSLSSDFEGLGGAIMVMALSKYPLVFLPVAATLRNLDTSLEESARTLGCSRWGVFSKVTLPLLWPSMLGGALLIALHMLVEFGALSILGLQTFTTAIYQQFELEFSNANAAMLSAVLLAMCLVMLWLELRVRGKARHVRIGQGVARRAQPVQLRGWAVLAQLFCVGLAVLGSGIPLAMLGYWLSVGSSAAFPVAAISKALFTSLSVSLGGAGFCVLLALPISFLVVRYKGRLAIWAERLPYLLHALPGLVIALTLVFFALHYVPALYQTTALLLLAYALLFLPLAQSPVRTALNKASPTLEEAARTLGASSFAAFCRVTLPIIFPAMAAAFALVFLDAMKELTATLLLSPTGMTTLATEVWAHTANVEFAAAAPYAALLILVSGLPVYLLTTRMYLNKA, from the coding sequence ATGACTGCCGCCCTGTCCGCACCGGCGCCGGTGCGCTTCGTACCGCGCCGCAAGCGCCCCTCCATCTGGGTGGTGCTGCCTGTGCTGTTCCTGGTGGCGATGAGCCTGCTGCCACTGGCCTATGTCGCCATCAAAGCCTGGGAAGCCGGCTGGCGCGAAGCCTTGCACCTGCTGTGGCGCCCCTTTGTCTGGGGGCTGATGCGCAACACGCTGTTGCTGATGGTCGGGGTGACGCTGACGTGCATGGTGGTCGGCCTGGCGCTGGCCTGGCTGCTGGAGCGCAGCAACCTGGCCGGCCGCAGGCTGTGGGGCGTGGTGCTGTGCCTGCCGTTCGCCGTGCCGTCGTTCGTCAGCAGCTTCACCTGGGTGTCGCTGAGTTCGGACTTCGAAGGCCTCGGCGGGGCGATCATGGTCATGGCCCTGTCCAAGTACCCGCTGGTGTTCCTGCCCGTTGCCGCAACCCTGCGCAACCTCGACACGTCGCTGGAGGAGTCGGCACGCACCCTGGGTTGCAGCCGCTGGGGCGTGTTCAGCAAGGTCACCCTGCCGCTGCTGTGGCCGTCGATGCTCGGCGGCGCGCTACTGATTGCCCTGCACATGCTGGTGGAGTTCGGTGCGCTGTCGATCCTCGGCCTGCAAACCTTCACCACCGCAATCTACCAACAGTTCGAACTGGAGTTCAGCAATGCCAACGCGGCCATGCTGTCTGCCGTGCTGCTGGCGATGTGCCTGGTGATGCTGTGGCTGGAACTGCGCGTACGCGGCAAAGCCCGCCATGTGCGCATCGGCCAGGGCGTAGCGCGGCGTGCGCAACCGGTGCAACTGCGTGGCTGGGCGGTGCTGGCACAGCTGTTTTGCGTGGGCCTGGCGGTGCTGGGCAGCGGTATTCCGCTGGCCATGCTCGGCTACTGGCTGAGCGTGGGGTCGTCGGCAGCGTTCCCGGTGGCGGCCATCTCAAAGGCGCTGTTCACCTCGCTGTCGGTGTCGCTGGGCGGTGCGGGCTTCTGTGTACTGCTTGCCCTGCCGATCAGCTTCTTGGTGGTGCGCTACAAGGGTCGCCTGGCAATCTGGGCCGAGCGCCTGCCTTACCTGCTGCACGCCCTGCCCGGCCTGGTGATTGCCCTGACCCTGGTGTTCTTCGCCCTGCACTACGTGCCGGCGCTGTACCAGACCACGGCATTGCTGCTGCTGGCCTATGCGCTGCTGTTTTTGCCACTGGCGCAGTCGCCGGTGCGCACCGCGCTGAACAAGGCCTCGCCAACGCTGGAAGAAGCGGCCCGTACCTTGGGTGCCAGCAGCTTTGCCGCGTTCTGCCGGGTGACCCTGCCGATCATCTTCCCGGCCATGGCCGCGGCTTTTGCGCTGGTGTTCCTGGATGCCATGAAGGAGCTGACAGCCACCCTGCTGCTCAGCCCCACGGGCATGACCACACTGGCCACCGAGGTGTGGGCGCATACAGCCAACGTCGAGTTCGCGGCAGCGGCGCCTTATGCCGCCTTGTTGATCTTGGTTTCGGGGTTGCCGGTGTATCTGCTCACTACGCGGATGTATCTAAACAAGGCGTGA
- a CDS encoding extracellular solute-binding protein — protein sequence MTIRPQPLMRTLAAAVLSLVIGAPAAMADAPVTLTMYNGQHKEIGEAIAKAYEAKTGIHIDIRKGSSNQLASQIIEEGDRSPADIIYTEESPPLNNLGELGLLAKIDDATSNLVPKEYVGANGTWMGITARTRIVVYNPKKVDEKDLPTTVMDFANPEWEGRVGYVPTSGAFQEQAVAILKMHGREATEEWLTGLKAFGKTYTNNMVALKAVEKGEVAAVLVNNYYWYALERERGKLDTKLYYLADGDAGNLVTISGAAVVKASKHPKEAQALLNWMASEEGQRVITQTTAEYPLHKGMVSDRGLKPFDELRPPKISPADLGNAEEAIELEREVGLL from the coding sequence ATGACGATCCGCCCGCAACCGCTGATGCGCACCTTGGCCGCCGCCGTGCTGAGCCTGGTCATCGGCGCTCCGGCCGCCATGGCAGACGCACCGGTCACCCTGACCATGTACAACGGTCAGCACAAGGAAATCGGCGAAGCCATCGCCAAGGCCTACGAGGCCAAGACCGGTATTCACATCGATATCCGCAAGGGCAGCAGCAACCAGCTGGCCAGCCAGATCATCGAGGAAGGCGACCGCTCGCCCGCCGACATCATCTACACCGAAGAATCCCCGCCCCTGAACAACCTGGGCGAATTGGGCCTGCTGGCGAAGATCGACGACGCCACCTCGAACCTGGTGCCCAAGGAATACGTTGGCGCCAACGGCACCTGGATGGGCATTACGGCCCGTACGCGCATCGTGGTGTACAACCCGAAGAAGGTCGACGAGAAAGACCTGCCCACCACAGTGATGGACTTCGCCAACCCTGAGTGGGAAGGCCGCGTGGGTTATGTACCCACCAGTGGCGCATTCCAGGAGCAGGCCGTGGCCATCCTGAAAATGCACGGCCGTGAAGCCACCGAAGAATGGCTGACTGGCCTGAAAGCCTTTGGCAAGACCTACACCAACAACATGGTCGCCCTCAAAGCCGTGGAAAAAGGCGAAGTGGCTGCGGTACTGGTAAACAACTACTACTGGTACGCGCTTGAACGCGAACGCGGCAAGCTGGACACCAAACTCTACTACCTGGCCGACGGCGATGCCGGCAACCTTGTCACCATTTCCGGCGCGGCCGTGGTCAAGGCCAGCAAGCACCCGAAAGAAGCCCAGGCCCTGCTCAACTGGATGGCCAGCGAAGAAGGCCAGCGCGTGATCACCCAGACCACCGCCGAGTACCCGCTGCACAAGGGCATGGTTTCTGACCGTGGCCTGAAGCCGTTCGACGAGCTGCGCCCGCCGAAGATCTCGCCGGCCGACCTGGGTAACGCCGAGGAAGCCATCGAGCTTGAGCGCGAGGTCGGCCTGCTCTGA
- a CDS encoding methyltransferase domain-containing protein, with product MSMDLTTPHPLQACWDLQLAGLAADALRVALSINLFEHLEQSIVPAQLATKLDLEPFNTGYLLEMLWAQGLLERDEQGSHYRNGETAQRFLTRSASDYCGDALLFRHQVLRQAGQPLEHALRNGLPPASAPTPEMAQRWAEAARVQIAQEQQAVTVDVARALIERLPQAPRLQRILDLGGGPGLVAIALARQLPDLHGVVFDFAETAAVAQENIVRAGLEKRLGVIGGDLDRDDFGSGYDLIWCSSVFHFAHDLDELLRRLHSALNPGGVLVCCHAEVPEDKQTAARVLPYYLHMRMQGRYVLPAGELAERLRHTGFVDVRQEDGLRYPVAPVTAVIASKV from the coding sequence ATGAGCATGGACCTGACCACCCCTCACCCACTGCAAGCGTGCTGGGACCTGCAACTGGCGGGCCTCGCCGCCGATGCCTTGCGCGTAGCACTGTCGATCAACCTGTTCGAACACCTCGAGCAATCCATCGTCCCGGCCCAACTGGCTACAAAGCTGGACCTGGAACCCTTCAATACCGGCTACCTCCTGGAAATGCTCTGGGCCCAAGGGCTGCTCGAGCGCGACGAACAAGGCAGCCACTACCGCAATGGCGAAACCGCCCAACGCTTTTTGACTCGAAGTGCCAGCGACTACTGCGGCGACGCCCTGCTCTTCCGCCATCAAGTGCTGCGCCAGGCTGGCCAGCCACTGGAGCACGCACTGCGCAATGGCTTGCCACCCGCATCAGCCCCCACCCCGGAAATGGCTCAGCGCTGGGCCGAGGCGGCTCGCGTGCAGATTGCCCAGGAGCAGCAGGCGGTTACTGTGGATGTGGCGCGCGCGCTGATCGAACGGTTGCCGCAGGCACCGCGCCTGCAACGGATACTGGACCTGGGCGGCGGGCCTGGCCTGGTCGCCATCGCCCTCGCCCGGCAGCTACCGGATTTGCACGGGGTAGTGTTCGACTTTGCCGAAACTGCAGCAGTGGCCCAGGAGAATATTGTTCGCGCCGGGCTGGAAAAGCGCCTTGGGGTCATTGGCGGGGATCTGGATCGTGATGATTTTGGCAGTGGATACGACCTGATCTGGTGCTCCTCGGTGTTTCACTTTGCCCACGACCTTGATGAATTGCTGCGGCGATTGCATTCGGCGCTGAACCCCGGCGGCGTGCTGGTGTGCTGCCATGCCGAGGTACCAGAAGACAAACAGACTGCGGCGCGGGTGCTGCCTTATTACCTGCATATGCGCATGCAGGGGCGGTATGTGTTGCCCGCTGGGGAGCTGGCCGAGAGGTTGCGCCACACGGGGTTTGTCGACGTGCGGCAGGAGGATGGCCTGAGGTACCCGGTTGCTCCGGTCACTGCGGTGATTGCCAGCAAGGTGTAA
- the rnr gene encoding ribonuclease R produces the protein MADWQSLDPEAAREAEKYDNPIPSRELILQRLADRGEPAAREELAKEFGLYEEDQIEALRRRLRAMERDGQLIYTRRGTYAPVDKLDLICGRISGHRDGFGFLIPDDGSDDLFLSPSQMRLAFDGDRALARVSGTDRRGRREGVIVEVISRAHESVVGRYFEEGGIGYVTPDNPKIQQEVLVTAGRNGGAKIGQFVEIKITHWPTPRFQPQGDVVEVIGNYMAPGMEIDVALRSYDIPHVWPDDVVKEARKFRSEVEDKDKEKRVDLRHLPFVTIDGEDARDFDDAVYCEPLGKLRLFSGGWRLYVAIADVSSYVRLGSALDVEAQQRGNSVYFPERVVPMLPEELSNGLCSLNPHVDRLAMVCEMTMNKAGQMVDYQFYEGVIHSHARLTYNKVSSMLEHARTREGKALREEYKAVVPDLKNLYNLYKVLLDARHTRGAIDFETQETRIIFGDERKIAEIRPTVRNEAHKLIEECMLAANVATAEFLQKHGVPALYRVHDGPPPERLEKLRAFLGELGLSLHKGKDPSPKDYQALLASIAGRPDFHLIQTVMLRSLSQAVYSTENNGHFGLNYEAYTHFTSPIRRYPDLLVHRAIRSIIRSKVDTPHVKRAGAMSIPKARIYPYDENTLEQLGEQCSMTERRADEATRDVVNWLKCEYMKDRVGETFPGVITAVTGFGLFVELTDIYVEGLVHVSALPGDYYHFDPVHHRLSGERTGRSFRLGDTIEVKVMRVDLDERKIDFEVADKTLAAPIGRKQRGAAPAADKADKPEPAPVEARATPKPRSRKSETSEAYFPKDAVQRNAEVRKSREMKKALMSDARTGSSSSSKSDKGGKAAGKPTKHRKGPPKSGAPRKSKSKS, from the coding sequence ATGGCCGATTGGCAATCCCTCGATCCCGAGGCCGCTCGCGAAGCGGAAAAATACGACAACCCCATTCCCAGCCGTGAGCTGATCCTGCAGCGCCTTGCCGACCGCGGCGAGCCCGCTGCGCGCGAGGAGCTGGCGAAAGAGTTTGGTCTGTATGAAGAAGACCAGATCGAAGCCCTGCGCCGCCGCCTGCGTGCCATGGAGCGCGATGGCCAGCTTATCTATACCCGGCGCGGCACTTATGCCCCGGTGGACAAGCTCGACCTGATCTGCGGCCGTATCTCCGGCCACCGCGATGGGTTTGGTTTCCTCATTCCCGATGATGGCAGCGATGACCTGTTCCTCAGCCCGTCGCAGATGCGCCTGGCTTTCGATGGCGACCGCGCGCTGGCGCGTGTTTCCGGTACCGACCGCCGTGGGCGCCGTGAAGGCGTGATCGTCGAGGTCATCTCCCGTGCCCATGAAAGCGTGGTCGGCCGCTACTTTGAAGAGGGCGGCATCGGCTATGTAACCCCGGACAACCCGAAGATCCAGCAGGAAGTGCTGGTGACCGCCGGGCGTAACGGTGGTGCCAAGATCGGCCAGTTCGTCGAGATCAAGATCACCCACTGGCCAACACCGCGCTTCCAGCCGCAAGGCGACGTGGTGGAAGTCATCGGCAACTACATGGCGCCGGGCATGGAAATCGACGTTGCCCTGCGCAGCTACGACATCCCGCACGTCTGGCCCGATGATGTGGTCAAGGAAGCGCGCAAGTTCCGCTCCGAAGTCGAAGACAAAGACAAAGAGAAGCGCGTCGACCTGCGTCATCTGCCGTTCGTCACCATCGACGGTGAAGACGCCCGCGATTTCGATGACGCTGTCTATTGCGAACCGCTGGGCAAGCTGCGCCTGTTCTCCGGTGGCTGGCGCCTGTATGTGGCCATCGCCGACGTGTCCAGCTACGTGCGCCTTGGCTCGGCCCTGGACGTCGAGGCCCAGCAGCGCGGTAACTCGGTGTACTTCCCCGAGCGCGTGGTGCCGATGCTCCCCGAAGAGCTGTCCAACGGCCTGTGCTCGCTGAACCCGCACGTCGACCGCTTGGCCATGGTCTGTGAAATGACCATGAACAAAGCCGGCCAGATGGTCGACTACCAGTTCTACGAAGGTGTCATCCACTCCCACGCCCGCCTGACCTACAACAAGGTCAGCAGCATGCTCGAGCACGCCCGCACCCGTGAGGGCAAGGCGCTGCGCGAGGAGTACAAGGCGGTCGTGCCTGACCTGAAGAACCTGTACAACCTGTACAAGGTGCTGTTGGATGCCCGCCACACCCGCGGTGCCATCGACTTCGAGACCCAGGAAACCCGCATCATCTTCGGCGATGAGCGCAAGATCGCGGAAATTCGCCCGACCGTGCGCAACGAAGCCCACAAGCTGATCGAGGAATGCATGCTGGCGGCCAACGTGGCCACCGCCGAGTTTCTGCAGAAGCACGGCGTGCCGGCACTGTACCGCGTGCACGACGGCCCGCCGCCGGAGCGCCTGGAAAAACTGCGTGCCTTCCTGGGTGAGCTGGGCCTGAGCCTGCACAAGGGCAAAGACCCGTCGCCGAAGGATTACCAGGCCCTGCTGGCGAGCATCGCCGGGCGCCCGGATTTCCACCTGATCCAGACGGTCATGCTGCGCTCGCTGAGCCAGGCCGTTTACAGCACCGAGAACAACGGCCACTTCGGCCTGAACTACGAGGCTTATACCCACTTCACCTCGCCGATCCGCCGTTACCCGGACCTGCTGGTGCACCGCGCCATCCGCAGCATCATCCGTTCCAAGGTAGACACCCCGCACGTCAAGCGTGCCGGCGCCATGAGCATCCCCAAGGCGCGCATCTACCCGTACGACGAAAACACCCTCGAGCAGCTTGGCGAGCAGTGCTCGATGACCGAGCGCCGGGCTGATGAAGCCACCCGTGACGTGGTCAACTGGCTCAAGTGCGAGTACATGAAGGACCGCGTGGGCGAAACCTTCCCAGGCGTGATCACCGCGGTGACCGGCTTCGGCCTGTTCGTCGAGCTGACCGATATCTATGTAGAAGGCCTGGTGCACGTCAGTGCGCTGCCGGGCGACTACTACCACTTTGACCCGGTCCACCACCGCCTGTCCGGTGAGCGCACCGGGCGCAGCTTCCGCCTGGGCGACACGATTGAAGTCAAGGTCATGCGTGTTGACCTGGACGAGCGCAAGATCGACTTCGAAGTGGCCGACAAGACGCTGGCTGCGCCGATTGGCCGCAAGCAGCGCGGCGCCGCGCCGGCTGCCGACAAAGCCGACAAGCCCGAGCCAGCACCGGTCGAGGCCAGGGCCACGCCGAAGCCGCGCAGCCGCAAGAGCGAAACCTCCGAGGCGTATTTCCCGAAAGACGCCGTGCAGCGTAACGCCGAAGTGCGCAAGAGCCGTGAAATGAAAAAGGCGCTGATGAGCGATGCCCGCACCGGCAGCTCGTCGAGCAGCAAGTCGGACAAAGGTGGCAAGGCCGCCGGCAAGCCGACCAAGCACCGTAAAGGCCCGCCGAAGTCCGGTGCGCCACGCAAGAGCAAGAGCAAGTCATGA
- the rlmB gene encoding 23S rRNA (guanosine(2251)-2'-O)-methyltransferase RlmB yields MSQLEKIYGVHTVQALLKHHPKRVKQIWLSEGRSEPRLQTLLALAAENRVQVGQAERREMDAWVEGVHQGVVAEVSPSQVWGELMLEELLERTETPPLILVLDGVTDPHNLGACLRTADAAGATAVLVPKDKSATLTPVVRKVACGAAEVIPLVAVTNLARTLEKLQQRGLWVVGTAGEAEQEIYQQDLTGPLVMIMGAEGKGMRRLTREHCDFLVKLPMGGSVSSLNVSVATGVCLFEAVRQRQAKR; encoded by the coding sequence ATGAGTCAGCTGGAAAAGATCTACGGCGTGCATACCGTGCAGGCATTGCTGAAGCACCATCCGAAGCGGGTCAAGCAGATCTGGCTGTCGGAAGGGCGCAGCGAGCCACGCCTGCAGACGCTGCTGGCGCTGGCTGCGGAAAACCGCGTGCAGGTTGGCCAGGCCGAGCGCCGTGAGATGGATGCGTGGGTCGAAGGCGTGCACCAGGGCGTTGTCGCCGAGGTGAGCCCAAGCCAGGTGTGGGGCGAATTGATGCTCGAAGAGTTGCTCGAGCGCACCGAAACGCCGCCGCTGATCCTGGTACTGGACGGTGTCACCGACCCGCATAACCTTGGCGCGTGCCTGCGCACGGCCGATGCGGCCGGTGCCACGGCGGTGCTGGTGCCCAAGGACAAGTCGGCGACCCTGACGCCTGTAGTGCGCAAGGTGGCGTGCGGCGCGGCAGAGGTGATTCCGCTGGTGGCCGTGACCAACCTGGCGCGCACGCTGGAGAAACTGCAGCAGCGTGGCCTGTGGGTGGTGGGTACTGCCGGCGAGGCCGAGCAGGAGATCTACCAGCAGGACCTGACCGGGCCTCTGGTGATGATCATGGGCGCAGAAGGCAAAGGCATGCGCCGGCTGACCCGTGAACATTGCGACTTCCTGGTGAAGTTGCCGATGGGCGGTAGCGTCAGCAGCCTGAACGTTTCGGTGGCGACCGGGGTTTGCCTGTTCGAAGCCGTGCGTCAGCGTCAGGCCAAGCGCTGA
- the rpsF gene encoding 30S ribosomal protein S6 translates to MRHYEIIFLVHPDQSEQVGGMVERYTKLIEEDGGKIHRLEDWGRRQLAYAINNVHKAHYVMLNVECTGKALAELEDNFRYNDAVIRNLVIRRDEAVTGQSEMLKAEENRSERRERRERPEHADSAEGDDSNDSDSSDNADE, encoded by the coding sequence ATGCGTCATTACGAAATCATCTTCCTGGTTCACCCGGACCAGAGCGAGCAAGTCGGCGGCATGGTTGAGCGTTACACCAAGCTGATCGAAGAAGACGGTGGCAAAATCCACCGCCTGGAAGACTGGGGCCGTCGTCAACTGGCCTACGCAATCAACAATGTTCACAAGGCTCACTACGTGATGCTGAACGTTGAGTGCACCGGCAAGGCCCTGGCCGAGCTGGAAGACAACTTCCGCTACAACGATGCCGTTATCCGTAACCTGGTCATCCGTCGCGACGAAGCCGTTACCGGCCAGTCCGAGATGCTGAAGGCTGAAGAAAACCGCAGCGAGCGCCGTGAGCGTCGTGAGCGTCCTGAGCATGCTGACTCCGCCGAAGGCGACGACAGCAATGACAGCGACTCCAGCGATAACGCTGACGAGTAA
- the rpsR gene encoding 30S ribosomal protein S18, giving the protein MARFFRRRKFCRFTAEDVKEIDFKDLNTLKAYVSETGKIVPSRITGTKARYQRQLATAIKRARFLALLPYTDSHGR; this is encoded by the coding sequence ATGGCACGTTTCTTCCGTCGTCGTAAATTCTGCCGCTTCACTGCTGAAGACGTGAAAGAGATCGACTTCAAAGATCTCAACACCCTGAAAGCTTACGTATCCGAAACCGGCAAGATCGTTCCAAGCCGCATCACCGGTACCAAAGCTCGTTATCAGCGTCAGCTGGCTACCGCTATCAAGCGCGCCCGCTTCCTGGCCCTGCTGCCCTACACCGACAGCCACGGCCGCTGA
- the rplI gene encoding 50S ribosomal protein L9: protein MELILLEKVANLGNLGDKVKVKAGYGRNFLLPFGKATVANAANLAAFEERRAELEKAAADRKSSAESRAAQLAELEVTITATAGDEGKLFGSIGTHDIADALTASGVEVAKAEVRLPNGTIRQVGEYDVAVHLHSDVEATVRVVVVAA from the coding sequence ATGGAACTGATCCTGCTGGAAAAAGTCGCTAACCTGGGCAACCTGGGCGACAAAGTAAAAGTTAAGGCTGGTTACGGCCGTAACTTCCTGCTGCCATTCGGCAAGGCCACCGTTGCCAACGCCGCCAACCTGGCTGCGTTCGAAGAGCGTCGCGCCGAGCTGGAAAAAGCAGCTGCTGACCGTAAATCGTCGGCTGAAAGCCGCGCTGCCCAACTGGCCGAGCTGGAAGTGACCATCACTGCCACCGCTGGCGACGAAGGCAAGCTGTTCGGTTCGATCGGCACCCACGACATCGCTGACGCCCTGACCGCCTCCGGCGTTGAAGTGGCCAAAGCTGAAGTTCGTCTGCCGAACGGCACCATCCGTCAGGTTGGCGAATACGACGTAGCCGTGCACCTGCACAGCGACGTTGAAGCCACCGTACGCGTGGTCGTCGTAGCTGCCTAA
- the dnaB gene encoding replicative DNA helicase, whose amino-acid sequence MNEITTSEQLDLQTAALKVPPHSIEAEQAVLGGLMLDNEAWERVLDQVSDGDFYRHDHRLIFRAVHKLADANQPFDVVTLHEQLDKEGLSSQVGGLAYLAELAKNTPSVANIKAYAAIIRERATLRQLISISTDIADNAFNPQGRNAAEILDDAERQIFQIAEARPKTGGPVGVNELLTMAIDRIDTLFNSDSDITGISTGYTDLDEKTSGLQAADLIIVAGRPSMGKTTFAMNLVENAVLRSEKAVLVFSLEMPGESLIMRMLSSLGRIDQTKVRSGQLDDDDWPRLTSAVNLLNDRKLFIDDTAGISPSEMRARTRRLAREHGEIGMIMVDYLQLMQIPGSSGDNRTNEISEISRSLKALAKEFNCPVIALSQLNRSLEQRPNKRPVNSDLRESGAIEQDADVIMFVYRDEVYHPETEHKGVAEIIIGKQRNGPIGFVRLAFIGKYTRFENLAPGMYNFDDDE is encoded by the coding sequence ATGAACGAGATCACCACCTCCGAACAGCTAGACCTGCAAACCGCCGCCCTGAAGGTGCCGCCGCATTCCATCGAGGCCGAACAGGCCGTGCTCGGTGGCCTGATGCTGGACAACGAGGCCTGGGAGCGAGTGCTGGACCAGGTGTCGGACGGCGATTTCTACCGGCATGACCACCGGCTGATCTTCCGCGCCGTGCACAAGTTGGCCGATGCCAACCAGCCATTTGACGTGGTGACCCTGCACGAGCAGCTGGACAAGGAAGGCCTGTCCTCGCAGGTAGGCGGCCTGGCTTACCTGGCCGAACTGGCCAAGAACACCCCGTCCGTGGCCAACATCAAGGCCTACGCCGCGATCATTCGCGAACGGGCCACACTGCGCCAGCTGATCAGCATCAGCACGGACATTGCCGACAACGCGTTCAACCCGCAGGGGCGCAACGCTGCAGAGATTCTGGACGATGCCGAGCGGCAGATCTTCCAGATCGCCGAGGCACGGCCAAAGACCGGCGGCCCGGTAGGTGTCAACGAGCTGTTGACCATGGCCATCGACCGCATCGATACGCTGTTCAACTCCGACAGTGATATCACCGGTATTTCTACCGGCTACACCGACCTGGACGAGAAAACCAGCGGCCTGCAGGCAGCCGACTTGATCATCGTCGCCGGCCGTCCGTCGATGGGTAAAACCACCTTCGCCATGAACCTGGTGGAAAACGCCGTGCTGCGCAGCGAAAAGGCGGTGCTGGTGTTCTCCCTCGAGATGCCAGGTGAATCGCTGATCATGCGTATGCTGTCGTCCCTGGGCCGTATCGACCAGACCAAGGTGCGTTCCGGCCAGCTGGACGACGACGACTGGCCGCGGCTTACCTCCGCAGTCAACCTGCTCAACGACCGCAAGCTGTTCATCGACGATACCGCCGGCATCAGCCCGTCGGAAATGCGTGCGCGCACGCGTCGCCTGGCGCGTGAGCACGGTGAAATCGGCATGATCATGGTCGACTACCTGCAGCTGATGCAGATCCCGGGCTCTTCCGGTGACAACCGCACCAACGAAATTTCCGAAATCTCCCGCTCGCTCAAGGCCCTGGCCAAGGAGTTCAACTGCCCGGTCATTGCCCTGTCGCAGCTGAACCGCTCCCTGGAACAGCGCCCCAACAAACGCCCGGTGAACTCCGACTTGCGTGAATCGGGTGCAATCGAGCAGGACGCCGACGTGATCATGTTCGTGTACCGGGACGAGGTGTACCACCCCGAGACCGAGCACAAGGGCGTGGCCGAAATCATCATCGGTAAACAGCGTAACGGCCCCATTGGCTTCGTGCGCTTGGCGTTTATCGGCAAGTACACCCGCTTCGAAAACCTTGCGCCGGGCATGTACAACTTCGACGATGACGAGTAA